The Candidatus Rokuibacteriota bacterium genome contains the following window.
TCAACGTCAAGGGCAAGGCGGCCAAGGAGACGCCGCAAGAGGACCGCGACGTCATCCGGACCTTCTTCGTGCCCAAGCTGTGCAACCACTGCATCCATCCGCCGTGCGTCCAGGTCTGCCCGGTGGGCGCCACGTTCTCGACGAAGGACGGGGCGGTCCTGGTGGACAAGGAGCGGTGCGTGGGGTGTCGCTACTGCATCCAGGCCTGCCCCTATGGCGCTCGCTATCTTCACCCGAAGACCCGGACCGCCGACAAGTGCACGTTCTGCTACCACCGCGTGGTGAAGGGGCTGCTCCCGGCCTGCGTCGAGGTGTGCCCCACCCAGGCGCGGATCTTCGGCGATCTCAAGAGCAAGGCGAGCCGGCTGACGCGCTTTTACCGGATGAACAAAATCCACGTGCTCAAGCCGGCGCTGAACACGGAGCCCAAGGTGTACTACGCCGGGCTCGATGGAGAGGTGCGATGATCGAGACCTCGGGCCAGCGCCTGGGCGAGCTCCTGGAGCACATCACGGGCTTCATCTACCCCAACGAGATCGAGATCCACTGGTCGATCCTGATCGTCGTGTACCCCTACGTCACCGGTCTGGTGGCCGGGGCCTTCATCCTCGCCTCGCTGGTGAAGATCTTCAACGTCAAGGCGCTGCAGCCCACGTACCGGCTCTCCCTCCTGACGGCGCTGGCCTTCCTGCTGGTGGCGCCGCTGCCGCTGCTGCTGCACCTCGGACGCCCGGAGCGCTTCTACGAGATCCTCCTGACCCCCAACGTGACCTCGGCCATGGCCATGTTCGGCTTCGTCTACGCCTGGTACCTGATGGGCGTGCTGCTCCTGGAGATCTGGTTCGAGTACCGGCGGGACCTCGTGGTCCTG
Protein-coding sequences here:
- a CDS encoding 4Fe-4S dicluster domain-containing protein, producing the protein MNKRDFLKGMILFFPAGGLLEMAANAAAKETAAPEAAGAQPAAMGAPGAGGYNGEKHYYGMGIEIDKCIGCSRCVEACKAENDVPQEPFYFRTWIERYVITKDHGVIVESVNVKGKAAKETPQEDRDVIRTFFVPKLCNHCIHPPCVQVCPVGATFSTKDGAVLVDKERCVGCRYCIQACPYGARYLHPKTRTADKCTFCYHRVVKGLLPACVEVCPTQARIFGDLKSKASRLTRFYRMNKIHVLKPALNTEPKVYYAGLDGEVR
- the nrfD gene encoding polysulfide reductase NrfD; the encoded protein is MIETSGQRLGELLEHITGFIYPNEIEIHWSILIVVYPYVTGLVAGAFILASLVKIFNVKALQPTYRLSLLTALAFLLVAPLPLLLHLGRPERFYEILLTPNVTSAMAMFGFVYAWYLMGVLLLEIWFEYRRDLVVLGGQGRGLLRQIHRALSLYSTDVSEAALAFDRKAIRAITVIGIPSAFLLHGYVGFIF